The Phycisphaeraceae bacterium genome segment GGCGCAGCAAGGCCGGACGCGCCGGAGCCGCGGCGGCGTTCAGCCCGGGTGTGACGGTCGCGCTCAGCCGGGCGGGAAGCATCTGCTCGCGCAGGCACTTGGCGGCCACGCACATCGACACCGCCGCCATCCCGGCGCAGCAGTTGCCCACGTTGGGCACCACGGTAACGAGTGGAATATCCGCCGCGCGCGGGCCGAACACGCGCCGGATGGCGGCGGCCTCCGCGGCGTCCACCGAGGGAATGCCCGAACCGAAGGGCACGATCGCGTCAATCGACTCCGGCCCAAGCCCGCCATCGCGCAGGGCGTTCTCGATGGCGGCGTCAATGCCCGTGTCATCCGGGTCTGGCGCCAGCCCCACCGTATCCGGGCAGAAGGACTGGCTCGAGCCGAACCCGGCCACCCGGGCGTAGACCCTCGCCCCGCGGGCGGCGGCGGAATCCTCCGCCTCCACCACGAGAATCCCGCCGCCCTCGCCCAGCACCGATCCGACGGCGGCGGGGTCGAAGGGCCGCACCACCGTGGCGGGATCAACCCCGTCGGGCGTGGGAGCCAGCCGCCTGGCGAAGTGCTGTCGCAGCACGCCCATGGGGTTGAGTTTGTACTCCGCCCCGCCGGTGAGACAGGCGATCGCCTGCCCCCGCTCGATCACGCGAACGGATTCGCCCAACGAGAGCAGCGCGGAGGCCTCGTTGCAGGTGATGGTGTTGCTCGGTCCGCGGCAGTCGTGGATGATCGTCACGTGGCAGGCCAGCATGTTGGGGAGGTACTTGAGCAGCCACAGCGGCGTCAGGTTCTCCATCCCCCGGGCTCCCCAGACGTGCAGGTCGAACTCACCATCGGGCGTGCGGCTCTCGTGGAACGCGGCGGCCAGCTCCTCCACGTCCGCCGCGATCAGACCCGCGCCGATGTGGCACCCGAAGCGGTCGGGATCAATGGTGGGCGGTTGATCCGGATCGATGCCCTTGGTGTTCAGCCCGGCGTCCTGCACCGCCGCCAGGGCCGCGCCGACGGCCAACTCGATGTCGCGGGCCATCACCTTGGTGGCCTTGCGATAGTTCTTGGGCACCACGTCGCGCACGTTGAAACGATCATCCGGCAGTTCCGCGCCGAGGCGGCAGGGGAACGACGAGGGATTGAAGCGCGAGATCGGCGCAATGGCGGAGCGGCCTTCGATCAGGGCCGACCACAGCGGGTCGATACCCAGGCCGAACGCCGTGATGGGGCCGATCCCAGTGATGACGACGGAACGCTTGGACATGGAGGGAGAGTGTAGGGGCGCGGAAGAGTGCTGAGGATTGAACGCCAGGGCGATGTGGATTCCCGTCGCTCGGCGCTTCAGGCCCGATGCCTCACTTGCCAACGCAGAACCGACCGAAGATGCGGCCCAGCACATCATCGGGTGTGATGTCGCCCGCCACCTCAGCCAGGTCGTCCAGTGCGGAGCGCAGACAGGCGGCGATCAGTTCCGGCGCGGCCAACGCGCGCTCCTGCTTCCGAGGCGCCAGCAGGGCGGCGGCCTCCTCAATCGACGCCAGAGCCGCCCGCAGGCCCGATTCGTGCCGCGGCTGCAGCGCCAGGGCGTCGGCGGCCAGCGACACCGCACGCCCGGCGAGCCGCTCCGCGATGGCGACGCGCAGCGCCTCCAGACCCTCGCCCGTGTGAGCGGAGACGGAGATGGGGCCGTGGCCTGTCGTTGATTCCCAGTGGTCGGCGGTCGGTGGTTGGGCGACGGCTGACGGCTGATGGCTGAGCGATGACGGTTGACCACGCTCCGCGTCCGCCTTGGTCCGCACCATGAGCACGCGCGGATCAGCGGGGTCGATCCAGCGCAGCGCCTCGGCGCCAGGAGTCGGCGCGTCGCCGGGTACGCAGAGAAGAACAAGCTCCGCACGGTCAATCGCCTGACGGGCCGCGTCGCGCATGGCGGCGTCAAGGAACGAACCCGCCGCGTCATCCAGGCCCGCTACGTCCACCAGCATCACCTCGGCCTCCGGCTGACGGCTGATGGTTGATGGCTGCCTGCTCACCACAATCGGCTCAACCAGCACGTCGCGCGTGGTGCCCGCCAGGGCCGAA includes the following:
- a CDS encoding beta-ketoacyl-[acyl-carrier-protein] synthase family protein, with protein sequence MSKRSVVITGIGPITAFGLGIDPLWSALIEGRSAIAPISRFNPSSFPCRLGAELPDDRFNVRDVVPKNYRKATKVMARDIELAVGAALAAVQDAGLNTKGIDPDQPPTIDPDRFGCHIGAGLIAADVEELAAAFHESRTPDGEFDLHVWGARGMENLTPLWLLKYLPNMLACHVTIIHDCRGPSNTITCNEASALLSLGESVRVIERGQAIACLTGGAEYKLNPMGVLRQHFARRLAPTPDGVDPATVVRPFDPAAVGSVLGEGGGILVVEAEDSAAARGARVYARVAGFGSSQSFCPDTVGLAPDPDDTGIDAAIENALRDGGLGPESIDAIVPFGSGIPSVDAAEAAAIRRVFGPRAADIPLVTVVPNVGNCCAGMAAVSMCVAAKCLREQMLPARLSATVTPGLNAAAAPARPALLRHVLVMVTSMGGQNAAVVMGRG